The DNA window AGAGCCTGAAAAAACCACGATTCCAACCGTGAGGTTGAAGGGCAAGGCTTTGCGAAAACTTGGGGAAAGAGAAATCTTCTAAGAAACCCTTGTTTAACTGTTGAAATCGTCCCCTTGTGATCTCCGTCGGTCTGCTGCCACGTATACACCGTAGGTTCGGTATCCCGTCATGATGGATAGATTCATAACAACTGTGCCTGTCCAAAAACCTCTGCGTGAAAAGTGAGCAAAAATGTCATAAATTAAATGTGAAAATACTAAAGAAGAACGGAGTGAATGCCCGATGTCAAATAAAGGTGAGCTGAGTCAAGAGCAGCTGTCCGTTGTGTTCAGTGCCTTGGGGAATCCGGTTCGGCTCAAAATTCTTGCAATAATCAATGAGACAAAGCGTCCACTTCACATCAAGGCAGTTGCCAAGGCTCTGCAAATGGACTATGCTGCTGTCTACCGTCATGTGGACGTTTTGAAAAGGGCGGGGTTGGTGCAGATCTTTGAGGTGGGGCGTTCTCGTGTCCTGTCACCGTTGCACCCTGATTTGGTAAGAGAAATTCTCTCACTAGCGCAACAGATAGAGCACGAATGAGTGTTGCGCAACTCTATTATGACTTTATAGACATAAAAATTCAGACAAAAAGTTAATATAGTTTCGCAACAACACCAAACGCTAAAAGTGAAGGTGTCGGCGATTTGACTCAGCTTTACATTAAGCGAAAAAGCGTCTTCATTGCAGGGACCGCCCTTTTGGGCTCAATGGTGGCTGTCCTTGACTGGGCATTCAAGATTGGAGGGCTGAAAATCCCTTTTCCAATTCTACCGATGCTCAGATTTGATGCGCTTGGTGTCCTGATGCTGCTCT is part of the Candidatus Bathyarchaeia archaeon genome and encodes:
- a CDS encoding winged helix-turn-helix domain-containing protein, whose amino-acid sequence is MSNKGELSQEQLSVVFSALGNPVRLKILAIINETKRPLHIKAVAKALQMDYAAVYRHVDVLKRAGLVQIFEVGRSRVLSPLHPDLVREILSLAQQIEHE